Proteins from one Bradyrhizobium amphicarpaeae genomic window:
- a CDS encoding branched-chain amino acid ABC transporter substrate-binding protein produces the protein MKSLKLIGLAFGASLALSGAAFAQDVTVAVAGPMTGGESAFGRQMKNGAEMAVADINAAGGVNGKKLALSVEDDACDPKQARSIAEKIAGAKIPFVAGHYCSSSSIPASEAYADGNVLQITPASTNPLFTERKLWNVARVCGRDDQQGLIAAQYIAKNFKGKNIAILNDKTTYGKGLADETKKALNKAGVTEKMYESYNKGDKDFNAIVSRLKRDNIDLVYVGGYHQESGLILRQMRDQGLKTILMAGDALADKEYASITGPAGEGTLFTFGPDPRNKPTAKKIVDAFKAKNIDPEGYTLYTYAAMQVWSQAAKKAGTTDAKKVMEAMKAGKWDTVIGPIEYDAKGDIKQLDYVVYKWDAKGGYAEIKGNGT, from the coding sequence ATGAAATCACTGAAGCTCATCGGTCTGGCATTCGGCGCATCGCTCGCGCTGTCGGGCGCGGCATTCGCGCAGGATGTCACCGTCGCAGTCGCAGGCCCGATGACCGGCGGCGAGTCCGCCTTCGGCCGCCAGATGAAGAACGGCGCCGAAATGGCCGTGGCCGATATCAATGCCGCCGGCGGCGTCAACGGCAAGAAGCTCGCGCTGTCGGTCGAGGACGACGCCTGCGACCCGAAGCAGGCGCGCTCGATCGCCGAAAAGATCGCCGGCGCGAAGATCCCGTTCGTGGCCGGGCATTATTGCTCGTCGTCGTCGATCCCGGCTTCGGAAGCCTATGCCGACGGCAACGTTCTGCAGATCACGCCGGCCTCGACCAACCCGCTGTTCACCGAGCGCAAGCTCTGGAACGTGGCGCGCGTCTGCGGCCGTGACGACCAGCAGGGCCTGATCGCGGCGCAGTACATCGCCAAGAACTTCAAGGGCAAGAACATCGCGATCCTCAACGACAAGACCACCTATGGCAAGGGTCTCGCCGACGAGACCAAGAAGGCGCTCAACAAGGCCGGCGTCACCGAGAAGATGTACGAGTCCTACAACAAGGGCGACAAGGACTTCAACGCGATCGTCTCGCGCCTGAAGCGCGACAACATCGACCTCGTCTATGTCGGCGGCTATCATCAGGAGAGTGGCCTGATCCTGCGCCAGATGCGCGACCAGGGTCTCAAGACGATCCTGATGGCCGGCGACGCGCTCGCCGACAAGGAGTATGCCTCCATCACCGGCCCAGCCGGCGAAGGCACGCTGTTCACCTTCGGTCCCGACCCGCGCAACAAGCCGACCGCGAAGAAGATCGTCGACGCCTTCAAGGCCAAGAACATCGACCCCGAAGGCTACACGCTCTACACCTACGCGGCGATGCAGGTCTGGTCGCAGGCGGCCAAGAAGGCCGGCACCACCGACGCCAAGAAGGTGATGGAAGCGATGAAGGCCGGCAAGTGGGACACCGTGATCGGCCCGATCGAGTACGACGCCAAGGGCGACATCAAGCAGCTCGACTACGTCGTCTACAAGTGGGACGCCAAGGGCGGCTACGCCGAGATCAAGGGCAACGGTACCTGA